In the genome of Eschrichtius robustus isolate mEscRob2 chromosome 12, mEscRob2.pri, whole genome shotgun sequence, one region contains:
- the MOBP gene encoding myelin-associated oligodendrocyte basic protein isoform X2 encodes MSQKVVKEGPRLSKNQKFSEHFSIHCCPPFTFLNSKREIVDRKYSICKSGCFYQKKEEDWICCACQKTRLKRKTKPTPRKK; translated from the exons atGAGTCAGAAAGTGGTTAAGGAGGGCCCCAGACTCTCCAAGAACCAGAAGTTCTCGGAGCACTTCAGCATACATTGCTGCCCGCCGTTCACCTTCCTCAACTCCAAACGTGAGATTGTGGACCGCAAGTATAGTATCTGTAAAAGTGGCTGCTTCTaccagaagaaagaggaggactgGATCTGCTGTGCCTGCCAGAAGACCAG attgaaaaggaagaccAAACCGACCCCTCGGAAGAAGTGA
- the MOBP gene encoding myelin-associated oligodendrocyte basic protein isoform X1 — protein sequence MSQKVVKEGPRLSKNQKFSEHFSIHCCPPFTFLNSKREIVDRKYSICKSGCFYQKKEEDWICCACQKTSTSRRATSPQRPKRQPAAPPAVVRAPAKPRSPPRSERQPRPRPEVRPPPAKQRPPQKAKQQPRSSPQRGPGTSRGGSPKKASRFW from the exons atGAGTCAGAAAGTGGTTAAGGAGGGCCCCAGACTCTCCAAGAACCAGAAGTTCTCGGAGCACTTCAGCATACATTGCTGCCCGCCGTTCACCTTCCTCAACTCCAAACGTGAGATTGTGGACCGCAAGTATAGTATCTGTAAAAGTGGCTGCTTCTaccagaagaaagaggaggactgGATCTGCTGTGCCTGCCAGAAGACCAG CACCAGCCGCCGCGCAACGTCCCCTCAGAGGCCCAAGCGCCAGCCAGCTGCACCCCCCGCGGTGGTCAGAGCACCAGCCAAGCCACGGTCCCCTCCGAGGTCCGAACGTCAGCCACGCCCCCGCCCAGAAGTCCGACCTCCACCAGCCAAGCAGCGCCCCCCTCAGAAGGCCAAGCAGCAGCCGCGCAGCAGCCCCCAGAGAGGGCCAGGCACCAGCCGTGGGGGGTCCCCCAAGAAAGCCTCTAGGTTCTGGTAA